One region of Paralichthys olivaceus isolate ysfri-2021 chromosome 12, ASM2471397v2, whole genome shotgun sequence genomic DNA includes:
- the dcdc2b gene encoding doublecortin domain-containing protein 2B isoform X1, whose protein sequence is MAGSSAATTALLPPVKNVVVYRNGDPFYSGRRFVVNQRQVGSMEAFLNEVTQNIGAQLAIRTLYTPRQGHRVEDLQDLRTGAQYVAAGFERFKKLDYLNVGAKKQPATREEPQVKAAQRPNVSAKWRKFIAVPCIIHVFRNGDILCPPFRFIIPRSMQQDLEQVLSLVTEKVCLRTGAVRRLCSLEGVTVTSAGELETGHCYVAVGTEKFKKLPYVELLVSKAADRYYPGKRRLMRRAENRKAGSGPADQYSDSALLDSPESDGRRVKSTGDEAAPPQATEQRSRRQGADEMSAFFARPVKIRKNRVQPSIFKRAARKRREEVRGAEEVQEDENTATELPVDQRVAEIVEDEELSHTDGPLHSTQQKTESSQQNGVEVTENWREKSAEIQEPELKRTPPRPSSSTSQGKNREEKVNPQDVPSNTAEQKHHGDN, encoded by the exons ATGGCTGGCAGCTCTGCAGCCACCACAGCCCTCCTGCCTCCCGTGAAGAACGTGGTGGTGTACAGGAATGGTGACCCCTTCTACAGTGGACGGAGGTTTGTGGTCAACCAGCGACAAGTGGGAAGCATGGAGGCTTTTCTGAACGAGGTGACCCAGAACATAGGTGCCCAGCTTGCCATTAGGACCCTGTACACCCCGAGGCAGGGCCACAGGGTCGAAGACCTCCAGGACCTTCGGACGGGAGCCCAGTACGTCGCTGCTGGATTTGAGAGGTTCAAGAAACTGGA CTACCTGAACGTAGGAGCAAAAAAACAGCCTGCCACCCGTGAAGAACCCCAG GTTAAAGCAGCCCAGAGGCCAAATGTTTCAGCTAAATGGAGGAAGTTTATAGCTGTGCCCTGCATTATACA tgttttccGTAATGGAGATATCCTGTGTCCGCCATTTCGGTTCATCATTCCTCGGAGCATGCAGCAGGATCTGGAGCAGGTCCTGAGTCTAGTCACAGAGAAGGTCTGTCTGCGAACAGGAGCCGTGCGCAG GTTGTGTTCTTTGGAGGGAGTGACTGTGACCTCAGCTGGGGAGCTGGAGACCGGCCATTGCTACGTTGCCGTGGGAACTGAGAAGTTTAAGAAACTTCCATATGTTGAGCTGCTGGTTTCAAAAGCTGCAGACAG ATATTACCCAGGAAAGAGAAGACTGATGAGACGAGCTGAG aaCAGGAAAGCAGGAAGTGGTCCAGCAGACCAGTACAGCGACTCTGCTCTCCTTGACTCCCCTGaa TCAGATGGTCGGAGGGTGAAGTCAACAGGAGATGAAGCTGCACCTCCGCAAGCtacagagcagaggagcaggagacagGGAGCAGATGAGATGTCTGCATTCTTTGCCAGGCCGGTGAAGATCCGCAAGAACAGAG TCCAGCCCAGCATCTTTAAAAGAGCAGCacggaagaggagagaggaggtgcgaggagctgaggaggtgcaggaggatgAGAATACAGCTACAGAGCTTCCTGTTGACCAG AGAGTGGCAGAAATAGTGGAGGATGAAGAACTGAGCCACACAGACGGTCCTCTACACAGCACACAGCAG AAGACAGAGTCATCTCAACAAAATGGTGTAGAAGTGACAGAGAACTGGAGGGAGAAGTCTGCTGAAATACAG GAACCTGAGCTGAAGCGCACACCTCCCAGACCCTCATCATCCACTTCTCAGGGAAAGAACAGGGAAGAAAAG GTTAACCCACAGGATGTCCCATCAAACACAGCAGAACAGAAACACCATGGGGACAACTAG
- the dcdc2b gene encoding doublecortin domain-containing protein 2B isoform X2, with protein sequence MAGSSAATTALLPPVKNVVVYRNGDPFYSGRRFVVNQRQVGSMEAFLNEVTQNIGAQLAIRTLYTPRQGHRVEDLQDLRTGAQYVAAGFERFKKLDYLNVGAKKQPATREEPQVKAAQRPNVSAKWRKFIAVPCIIHVFRNGDILCPPFRFIIPRSMQQDLEQVLSLVTEKVCLRTGAVRRLCSLEGVTVTSAGELETGHCYVAVGTEKFKKLPYVELLVSKAADRYYPGKRRLMRRAENRKAGSGPADQYSDSALLDSPESDGRRVKSTGDEAAPPQATEQRSRRQGADEMSAFFARPVKIRKNRVQPSIFKRAARKRREEVRGAEEVQEDENTATELPVDQRVAEIVEDEELSHTDGPLHSTQQTESSQQNGVEVTENWREKSAEIQEPELKRTPPRPSSSTSQGKNREEKVNPQDVPSNTAEQKHHGDN encoded by the exons ATGGCTGGCAGCTCTGCAGCCACCACAGCCCTCCTGCCTCCCGTGAAGAACGTGGTGGTGTACAGGAATGGTGACCCCTTCTACAGTGGACGGAGGTTTGTGGTCAACCAGCGACAAGTGGGAAGCATGGAGGCTTTTCTGAACGAGGTGACCCAGAACATAGGTGCCCAGCTTGCCATTAGGACCCTGTACACCCCGAGGCAGGGCCACAGGGTCGAAGACCTCCAGGACCTTCGGACGGGAGCCCAGTACGTCGCTGCTGGATTTGAGAGGTTCAAGAAACTGGA CTACCTGAACGTAGGAGCAAAAAAACAGCCTGCCACCCGTGAAGAACCCCAG GTTAAAGCAGCCCAGAGGCCAAATGTTTCAGCTAAATGGAGGAAGTTTATAGCTGTGCCCTGCATTATACA tgttttccGTAATGGAGATATCCTGTGTCCGCCATTTCGGTTCATCATTCCTCGGAGCATGCAGCAGGATCTGGAGCAGGTCCTGAGTCTAGTCACAGAGAAGGTCTGTCTGCGAACAGGAGCCGTGCGCAG GTTGTGTTCTTTGGAGGGAGTGACTGTGACCTCAGCTGGGGAGCTGGAGACCGGCCATTGCTACGTTGCCGTGGGAACTGAGAAGTTTAAGAAACTTCCATATGTTGAGCTGCTGGTTTCAAAAGCTGCAGACAG ATATTACCCAGGAAAGAGAAGACTGATGAGACGAGCTGAG aaCAGGAAAGCAGGAAGTGGTCCAGCAGACCAGTACAGCGACTCTGCTCTCCTTGACTCCCCTGaa TCAGATGGTCGGAGGGTGAAGTCAACAGGAGATGAAGCTGCACCTCCGCAAGCtacagagcagaggagcaggagacagGGAGCAGATGAGATGTCTGCATTCTTTGCCAGGCCGGTGAAGATCCGCAAGAACAGAG TCCAGCCCAGCATCTTTAAAAGAGCAGCacggaagaggagagaggaggtgcgaggagctgaggaggtgcaggaggatgAGAATACAGCTACAGAGCTTCCTGTTGACCAG AGAGTGGCAGAAATAGTGGAGGATGAAGAACTGAGCCACACAGACGGTCCTCTACACAGCACACAGCAG ACAGAGTCATCTCAACAAAATGGTGTAGAAGTGACAGAGAACTGGAGGGAGAAGTCTGCTGAAATACAG GAACCTGAGCTGAAGCGCACACCTCCCAGACCCTCATCATCCACTTCTCAGGGAAAGAACAGGGAAGAAAAG GTTAACCCACAGGATGTCCCATCAAACACAGCAGAACAGAAACACCATGGGGACAACTAG
- the iqcc gene encoding IQ domain-containing protein C: protein MERRKWEKTLTHFQARARGYLVRQEVGRAREDFEDIVKEIDGGLKHLQWRSSVIPIPHFTDADDPFLRPRSDASEGSDPGLDVCTCPLRSTAAPSQDREEDLLSQKIEAEKDESGTKGQAHLPSDCDGDVEGPGQREQEGDKHGEAGESIGDSTTLWSSLELDVNHSHCQQGPRQYCLAQDVPQTPQALRLHRNTLTMELVWLQQAIESRKKYLSLKDRLTIS, encoded by the exons atggagaggaggaagtgggagaagacactcacacattttcag GCGCGTGCACGTGGATACCTGGTGAGACAGGAAGTAGGTCGTGCACGTGAAGACTTTGAGGACATAGTGAAAGAGATTGATGGAGGTCTGAAGCACCTGCAGTGGAGGAGCTCGGTTATCCCCATCCCTCACTTCACAGACGCT GACGACCCGTTTCTACGACCTAGAAGTGATGCCAGCGAGGGTTCAGATCCAGGACTAGATGTCTGCACCTGTCCTCTGAGATCTACAGCAGCACCATCgcaggacagagaggaagatcTCCTTTCGCAGAAGATAGAGGCTGAGAAAGATGAGTCAGGGACCAAAGGCCAAGCCCATCTCCCCAGTGACTGTGATGGAGATGTGGAGGGCCCTGGACAAAGGGAGCAGGAGGGAGATAAACATGGAGAGGCAGGGGAGAGCATAGGAGACTCCACCACCCTCTGGAGCAGTTTGGAGCTGGATGTGAACCACAGTCACTGTCAGCAGG GTCCCCGGCAGTACTGCTTGGCTCAGGATGTGCCACAGACACCGCAGGCCCTGCGTCTCCATAGAAACACGCTGACCATGGAGCTGGTCTGGCTTCAACAGGCCATTGAAAGCAGGAAAAAG taCTTATCACTGAAGGACAGACTGACCATATCCTGA
- the soul3 gene encoding heme-binding protein soul3 has protein sequence MDRGGCQMSGGGGGGGGSVADGPDRGGMISLEDLESFSEDQLSDSHSLEDDAEVMEEDENSDRLLQYWQDIARGHQVDVSQDMAEPIQQLTSNNDGRSTREHIPFTLLARREKCGKLLYEKRHYEKGQWACITMREDTYEQSICYGFMRIMRYICKENSVGNYLGMTLPIVTIVRTNENHSVISHGVTVAYYLPVEHQAQPPQPTDSEIIIENWPTTVVFTRPFTGPTNEVTIIEQINAMAEVLDSPSVCVNDSFIVAGYTNPAHSDRQNEIWFLERR, from the exons ATGGACCGAGGTGGCTGCCAGATGAGCGGCGGCGGtggaggcggcggcggcagtGTGGCTGACGGGCCCGACCGAGGCGGGATGATCTCCCTGGAGGACCTGGAGTCTTTCTCCGAGGACCAGCTGTCAGACTCGCACAGCCTGGAGGACGACGCGGAGGTCATGGAGGAGGACGAGAATTCGGACCGGCTGCTGCAATACTGGCAGGACATAGCCAGGGGACACCAAGTGGACGTTTCTCAag ACATGGCAGAACCCATTCAGCAGCTGACCAGCAACAATGACGGACGCAGCACCAGAGAACACATCCCATTCACTCTGCTCGCACGGAGAGAAAAG TGCGGAAAACTGCTCTACGAGAAACGGCACTATGAAAAGGGTCAATGGGCTTGTATAACAATGCGTGAGGACACTTACGAACAGAGCATCTGTTATGGTTTTATGAGGATAATGAGATACATCTGCAAGGAGAATTCTGTAG GCAACTACCTGGGCATGACGCTCCCCATCGTGACGATAGTACGCACAAATGAGAACCACTCTGTGATCTCCCATGGCGTCACCGTGGCATACTACCTTCCTGTTGAGCATCAGGCCCAGCCCCCACAACCTACTGACAGCGAGATCATCATAGAGAACTGGCCCACCACTGTGGTGTTCACAAG GCCCTTCACTGGTCCCACCAATGAAGTGACCATCATTGAACAGATCAACGCTATGGCAGAGGTGCTAGACTCTCCCAGCGTGTGTGTCAATGACTCATTCATTGTGGCCGGCTACACCAACCCTGCTCACAGCGACCGTCAAAATGAGATCTGGTTCCTTGAGCGACGCTGA